Proteins encoded by one window of Streptomyces sp. NBC_01571:
- the lipB gene encoding lipoyl(octanoyl) transferase LipB: protein MSELRFVRMGFGADAVDYQEAWDEQRRVHAARFLDEIPDTCLLLEHPPVYTAGRRTADNERPLDGTPVVDVDRGGKITWHGPGQLVGYPIQKLPRPVDVVAHLRRLEEAMIRVCAEFGVETSRVEGRAGVWVLGDPVEQRPSDGLSLDFDPRLADEEFDPRLNGPQYAPSNAGQRREDRKICAMGIRVAKGVTMHGFALNVNPDTSSFDKIIPCGIRDAGVTSLAHELGRELTIDEVLPVVEKHLGDVLGNADLRPREVERASA, encoded by the coding sequence GTGAGTGAGCTGCGGTTCGTCCGCATGGGATTCGGTGCCGATGCCGTGGACTACCAGGAGGCGTGGGACGAGCAGCGCCGGGTGCACGCCGCCCGGTTCCTGGACGAGATCCCCGACACCTGTCTGCTCCTGGAGCACCCGCCGGTCTACACGGCGGGCCGGCGTACGGCGGACAACGAGCGCCCGCTCGACGGCACGCCCGTCGTCGACGTGGACCGCGGCGGCAAGATCACCTGGCACGGCCCGGGACAGCTCGTGGGCTACCCCATCCAGAAGCTTCCGCGCCCCGTGGACGTGGTGGCGCACCTGCGGCGTCTGGAGGAGGCCATGATCCGCGTCTGCGCGGAGTTCGGCGTCGAGACCAGCCGGGTGGAGGGCCGGGCGGGCGTCTGGGTCCTCGGCGACCCGGTCGAGCAGCGCCCCTCCGACGGGCTCTCCCTCGACTTCGACCCGCGGCTCGCCGACGAGGAGTTCGACCCGCGGCTGAACGGACCGCAGTACGCGCCCTCCAACGCCGGCCAGCGGCGCGAGGACCGCAAGATCTGCGCGATGGGCATCCGGGTCGCCAAGGGCGTCACCATGCACGGCTTCGCCCTGAACGTGAACCCGGACACCTCGTCCTTCGACAAGATCATCCCGTGCGGCATCCGGGACGCGGGCGTGACGTCCCTTGCGCACGAACTGGGCCGCGAGCTCACCATCGACGAGGTGCTGCCCGTCGTGGAGAAGCACCTGGGGGACGTACTGGGGAACGCGGACCTCAGGCCGCGCGAGGTGGAGCGGGCGTCCGCCTGA
- the lipA gene encoding lipoyl synthase, protein MSAVAPDGRKMLRLEVRNAQTPIERKPEWIKTRAKMGPEYTKMQSLVKSEGLHTVCQEAGCPNIYECWEDREATFLIGGDQCTRRCDFCQIDTGKPEALDRDEPRRVGESVVTMDLNYATITGVARDDLEDGGAWLYAETVRQIHAQTAERAEGRTKVELLAPDFNAEPAQLAEVFSSRPEVFAHNVETVPRIFKRIRPGFRYERSLKVITEARDYGLVTKSNLILGMGETREEVGEALRQLHEAGCELVTITQYLRPSVRHHPVERWVKPHEFVELKEEAEQIGFSGVMSGPLVRSSYRAGRLYRMAVEKRGAYVASQAV, encoded by the coding sequence GTGTCCGCAGTCGCACCCGACGGACGCAAGATGCTGCGCCTGGAGGTCCGGAACGCCCAGACCCCCATCGAGCGCAAGCCCGAGTGGATCAAGACCCGGGCGAAAATGGGCCCCGAGTACACGAAGATGCAGAGCCTCGTGAAGAGCGAGGGGCTGCACACGGTCTGCCAGGAGGCGGGCTGCCCCAACATCTACGAATGCTGGGAGGACCGGGAGGCCACGTTCCTGATCGGTGGGGACCAGTGCACCCGGCGCTGCGACTTCTGCCAGATCGACACGGGCAAGCCGGAGGCCCTCGACCGTGACGAGCCCCGTCGCGTGGGCGAGTCCGTGGTCACCATGGACCTGAACTACGCCACCATCACCGGCGTCGCCCGCGACGACCTGGAGGACGGCGGCGCCTGGCTGTACGCGGAGACGGTCCGCCAGATCCACGCCCAGACCGCCGAGCGCGCGGAGGGCCGCACCAAGGTCGAGCTGCTCGCCCCCGACTTCAACGCCGAGCCCGCCCAGCTCGCCGAGGTCTTCTCCTCGCGGCCGGAGGTCTTCGCGCACAACGTGGAGACGGTCCCCCGCATCTTCAAGCGCATCCGCCCGGGCTTCCGCTACGAGCGCTCGCTGAAGGTCATCACGGAGGCCCGGGACTACGGTCTGGTCACGAAGTCGAACCTGATCCTCGGCATGGGCGAGACCCGTGAGGAGGTCGGCGAGGCCCTTCGGCAGCTGCACGAGGCGGGCTGCGAGCTGGTGACCATCACCCAGTACCTGCGCCCGTCGGTGCGCCACCACCCCGTGGAGCGCTGGGTCAAGCCGCACGAGTTCGTGGAGCTCAAGGAGGAGGCCGAGCAGATCGGCTTCTCCGGCGTCATGTCGGGCCCCCTGGTCCGCTCCTCGTACCGCGCCGGCCGGCTGTACCGGATGGCCGTCGAGAAGCGCGGCGCCTACGTCGCCTCGCAGGCCGTCTGA
- a CDS encoding regulator, producing MTERPAQRTPNRQLAALIAEAGFSNAGLARRVDQLGLEHGLDLRYDKTSVTRWLRGQQPRGTTPALIAEVFTRRLGRRLTAQDLGLDACAPVYAGLEFAATPEEAVDIVSGLWRKDSGSHAELRKIAFTPAGLVVPSRDWLIGRADDRVGRGDQAGARIPAQARPASARFPAPLEPGEPPARRRNQTERGPGQRVTGGDIAALRSVGELFRALDHAYGGGHARQALVRYLEHEAEPMLRGVYGEQTGRRLFAAAADLTRLAGWTSYDIAAHGLAQRYFVQALRLSQAAGDRAYGSYVLVTMSRQAVYLGHGREAVQLARVAQQGVGSSAPPVVQALLHSVEARGHGVLGEVRACTASLVRAERALETARPGDDAPHWARFFDEGQLADEFGHCHRDLQQYRAAAQHAERSLQLRAPGYARSRLFCRVVLATARLGLGELDQACQLGAEAAGQAAEMRSVRAVEYVRDFERRLEPYRDAAPVRGYRDRVAALG from the coding sequence ATGACGGAACGACCCGCGCAGCGCACTCCCAACCGCCAGCTCGCCGCGCTCATCGCAGAAGCGGGGTTCTCCAACGCCGGTCTCGCCCGCCGCGTGGACCAGCTCGGCCTCGAACACGGACTCGATCTGAGATATGACAAGACATCGGTGACCCGGTGGTTGCGCGGGCAGCAGCCCAGGGGCACGACCCCCGCGCTCATCGCCGAGGTGTTCACCCGCCGCCTCGGACGACGGCTCACCGCACAGGACCTCGGGCTCGACGCCTGCGCGCCCGTCTACGCGGGCCTGGAGTTCGCCGCGACCCCCGAGGAGGCCGTCGACATCGTCAGCGGCCTGTGGCGCAAGGACTCCGGCAGCCACGCCGAGCTGCGCAAGATCGCCTTCACCCCGGCGGGACTCGTCGTCCCCAGCCGGGACTGGCTGATCGGCCGGGCCGACGACCGGGTCGGCCGCGGCGACCAGGCCGGAGCGCGCATCCCGGCGCAGGCGCGCCCCGCCTCCGCCCGGTTCCCGGCCCCGCTCGAACCGGGCGAGCCCCCGGCCCGCCGGCGCAACCAGACCGAGCGCGGCCCCGGCCAGCGGGTCACCGGCGGCGACATCGCCGCACTGCGCTCGGTCGGCGAGCTGTTCCGCGCCCTCGACCACGCCTACGGCGGCGGCCACGCCCGGCAGGCGCTGGTCCGCTATCTGGAGCACGAGGCCGAGCCGATGCTGCGCGGCGTCTACGGCGAGCAGACCGGACGGCGCCTGTTCGCCGCCGCGGCCGACCTCACCCGCCTGGCCGGCTGGACCTCCTACGACATCGCCGCGCACGGGCTCGCGCAGCGCTACTTCGTGCAGGCGCTGCGGCTGTCGCAGGCGGCCGGGGACCGGGCGTACGGCTCCTACGTGCTGGTGACCATGAGCCGGCAGGCGGTCTACCTCGGCCACGGGCGCGAGGCCGTGCAGCTCGCGAGGGTGGCCCAGCAGGGCGTCGGCTCGTCCGCGCCGCCCGTCGTGCAGGCCCTGCTGCACTCCGTCGAGGCGCGCGGGCACGGGGTGCTCGGCGAGGTGCGTGCCTGCACGGCGTCGCTGGTGCGCGCCGAGCGGGCGCTGGAGACCGCCCGGCCCGGGGACGACGCGCCGCACTGGGCGCGGTTCTTCGACGAGGGACAGCTCGCCGACGAGTTCGGGCACTGCCACCGGGATCTGCAGCAGTACCGGGCCGCGGCGCAGCACGCCGAGCGCTCGCTGCAGTTGCGGGCGCCCGGGTACGCGCGCAGCCGGCTCTTCTGCCGGGTGGTGCTCGCCACCGCGCGGCTCGGGCTCGGAGAGCTCGACCAGGCCTGCCAGTTGGGCGCGGAGGCCGCGGGGCAGGCGGCGGAGATGCGGTCGGTACGGGCTGTCGAGTACGTACGGGACTTCGAGCGCCGGCTCGAACCGTACCGGGACGCCGCACCCGTGCGCGGCTACCGGGACCGGGTGGCCGCGCTCGGGTGA